A segment of the Acidobacteriota bacterium genome:
CTAATGGCTACTTCCGGAGCAGTCGCAGCATCTTCGGCGTGGCGAACCACCGGAGATGCCCGGGGCGGGCAGGGGGAAGCGTCTCGACGTCGATCCGGCAGATCGCACCCTTCTTGAACTCGAGCGCGGCACGCGCGCCGATCAATTTGGCCGCCAGCTCGCCGATGGTCGGCTCGTGCCCGACGATCGCGATTCGTCTCTGCCGGGAGTACTTCCCGAGTTCCTCGATGGCCTGCGCCGTGGTGCCCCCAGGCGCGAGCGCGTCGGCCAACGCGATCGGCGCCGTCGAGCCGGCGCCGTCCGCGAAAATCTCCGCCGTCTGCCGCGTGCGCACGAGCGGGCTGGTCACGACCTGATCGAACACCACCCCGAGCGCCTCGAGCGCCCTCGCTTCCCGGCGCAGGCGGACGATGCCCTTGTGCGTGAGGGGGCGTTTACCGTCGTCCGGGAACTGGTCGCCGCGCGCGGCGGCAAGCCCGTGTCGAATCAGGTACAGCTCTATTGTCTCAGCCATCTCTGTCAGCGCGGGGCCTTCAGCCCGGCGCGTCCTGCGCGTCGGTCGCGACCGCGTCAGGCGCCGGCCTTCAAGGCCTGGCGCCCGCGCCCGCTGCGTGTCTTCAATCCTGCCCGCAACTGCCTTCGTGCCCGTGCCGCGCGCGTGAGTTCCGGCACGACCTCCTGCCGCACCGCCGCACCCGCGGCGAGCAGCCCGTCGCGCTGACGCAGGAACTCGGCGTGCAGCTCGCGAGCGGACTGCTCGAGCTGCGCGGCGATCGCCAGGAGACCATGCCGCGCCGCATCATCTGTCGCATGACCGGCCACCTCGTGCACCTCGCGCACGAGCACGTGGCGATCCTGCAGGCGACCGAGCGTGATCTGCGAGCGCCGGACGATCGCGGCGAGCCTCGCCGCCTCGCGCACGCCGCCTTCGGCCGCGATCTCGAGCGCGTACCGCAGCTTCTTGGCCGCGAGCCGGACGCCGTGCAGCCGCTCCGGCACGTAGATCGCCCCCGCCTCGGCCGCCGCGTCGTGCAAGCGCGCCGCGCGCCGCGTGAGCAACGCCGCCAGGCGGCGTCGCCACGCCGCGGGATCCACGTCGCCCACGATGGCGACCAGCTCATCGAGCCGGCGGTCGAGCTTTTTCAGACTCAACGTGTGCAGCTTGCGGAGCATCTGCTCGCGTCGTGCCTCGCGCCCGCTCCGCACGTGCTGACGAGCCTCGAACAACGCGAGGCGCGGCACCCCTTCGCCGAGCGTGTCGAGCAGCTGCAGCGCGACGTCCATCTCGCGAACGCGGCCGAGCAGTCGCGTCAACCGGCGGACTCGCTTTCGCGTCTTTCCCAGCTTTGCGCCTGGTGCGCGCAGCACGGGCAGAAGCTCGCGCAGCCGCCGGGAGGCCACCCTTGCGCGGTGCAGCGCGGCGATATCTCCTTCC
Coding sequences within it:
- the sixA gene encoding phosphohistidine phosphatase SixA, with the translated sequence MAETIELYLIRHGLAAARGDQFPDDGKRPLTHKGIVRLRREARALEALGVVFDQVVTSPLVRTRQTAEIFADGAGSTAPIALADALAPGGTTAQAIEELGKYSRQRRIAIVGHEPTIGELAAKLIGARAALEFKKGAICRIDVETLPPARPGHLRWFATPKMLRLLRK
- a CDS encoding CHAD domain-containing protein; amino-acid sequence: MKRRTKALGAALPLALEGDIAALHRARVASRRLRELLPVLRAPGAKLGKTRKRVRRLTRLLGRVREMDVALQLLDTLGEGVPRLALFEARQHVRSGREARREQMLRKLHTLSLKKLDRRLDELVAIVGDVDPAAWRRRLAALLTRRAARLHDAAAEAGAIYVPERLHGVRLAAKKLRYALEIAAEGGVREAARLAAIVRRSQITLGRLQDRHVLVREVHEVAGHATDDAARHGLLAIAAQLEQSARELHAEFLRQRDGLLAAGAAVRQEVVPELTRAARARRQLRAGLKTRSGRGRQALKAGA